The proteins below come from a single Eucalyptus grandis isolate ANBG69807.140 chromosome 3, ASM1654582v1, whole genome shotgun sequence genomic window:
- the LOC104438215 gene encoding probable pectinesterase 53 isoform X1 produces the protein MPENRHSLASHLIVVVVLLLLGSRTSLCHTKGLRPGRSAQKPVPQNMTRVQYSEQQFMKWVKFVGRLKHSIFKTAKNKLSPSYTLTVDKNPAYGDFTSIQDAIDSLPFINLVRVVIKVHAGVYTEKVSIPQLKSFITIEGAGAAKTIVQWGDRADTPGPKGQHMGTYGSATFGVNSPFFIAKNITFKNTTPVPKPGAVGKQAVAFRISADTAAFWGCSFLGAQDTLYDHFGRHYYKDCYIEGSVDFIFGNGLSLFESCQVHAIALNVGALTAQGRSSMLEDTGFSFLKCKVTGSGALYLGRAWGPFSRVVFAYTWMDDIIIPKGWYNWGDPGREMTVFYGQYKCIGPGASFAGRVSWSRELTDEEAKPFLSLSFIDGSEWIKM, from the exons ATGCCAGAAAACAGACATTCCCTCGCTTCCCACCTCattgtcgtcgtcgtcctcctcctcctcggctcgAGGACCTCGCTGTGCCACACCAAGGGGCTGCGGCCCGGGCGCTCGGCCCAGAAGCCGGTGCCGCAGAACATGACGCGGGTCCAATACTCCGAGCAGCAGTTCATGAAGTGGGTCAAGTTCGTGGGCAGGCTCAAGCACTCCATCTTCAAGACCGCCAAGAACAAGCTCTCCCCTTCCTACACCCTCACCGTCGACAAGAACCCGGCCTACGGAGACTTCACGTCGATCCAGGACGCGATTGACTCGCTCCCCTTCATCAATCTCGTCCGGGTCGTGATCAAGGTTCATGCAGGAGTTTACAC GGAGAAAGTGAGTATTCCTCAATTGAAATCCTTCATCACGATTGAAGGCGCGGGGGCAGCTAAGACGATAGTCCAATGGGGAGACAGAGCAGACACGCCAGGGCCAAAAGGCCAGCACATGGGGACTTATGGTTCTGCCACATTTGGCGTCAACTCACCCTTCTTCATAGCCAAGAACATCACCTTCAAG AATACCACACCGGTGCCGAAACCGGGAGCAGTAGGGAAGCAGGCGGTGGCGTTCCGGATATCGGCGGACACGGCGGCATTCTGGGGCTGCAGTTTCTTGGGAGCTCAGGACACGCTCTATGACCATTTTGGCAGGCATTATTACAAGGATTGTTACATTGAAGGCTCTGTGGATTTTATCTTCGGCAATGGTCTCTCGCTCTTTGAG AGTTGTCAGGTGCACGCGATAGCACTAAACGTAGGCGCACTGACGGCTCAAGGGAGGAGCAGTATGCTGGAAGACACGGGGTTCTCTTTCCTCAAATGTAAAGTTACGGGCTCGGGCGCGCTCTATCTCGGGAGGGCATGGGGTCCCTTTTCGAGGGTTGTCTTCGCCTACACTTGGATGGACGACATCATCATCCCCAAGGGTTGGTATAACTGGGGAGACCCCGGTCGTGAAAT GACTGTGTTCTATGGCCAGTACAAATGCATCGGACCGGGGGCAAGCTTCGCAGGGAGAGTCTCGTGGTCGAGAGAGCTCACCGATGAGGAGGCTAAGCCATTTCTCTCCCTTAGCTTCATCGATGGCTCCGAATGGATCAAGATGTAA
- the LOC104438215 gene encoding probable pectinesterase 53 isoform X2 has protein sequence MPENRHSLASHLIVVVVLLLLGSRTSLCHTKGLRPGRSAQKPVPQNMTRVQYSEQQFMKWVKFVGRLKHSIFKTAKNKLSPSYTLTVDKNPAYGDFTSIQDAIDSLPFINLVRVVIKVHAGVYTEKVSIPQLKSFITIEGAGAAKTIVQWGDRADTPGPKGQHMGTYGSATFGVNSPFFIAKNITFKNTTPVPKPGAVGKQAVAFRISADTAAFWGCSFLGAQDTLYDHFGRHYYKDCYIEGSVDFIFGNGLSLFESCQVHAIALNVGALTAQGRSSMLEDTGFSFLKCKVTGSGALYLGRAWGPFSRVVFAYTWMDDIIIPKGWYNWGDPGREMSGSTITIASVLK, from the exons ATGCCAGAAAACAGACATTCCCTCGCTTCCCACCTCattgtcgtcgtcgtcctcctcctcctcggctcgAGGACCTCGCTGTGCCACACCAAGGGGCTGCGGCCCGGGCGCTCGGCCCAGAAGCCGGTGCCGCAGAACATGACGCGGGTCCAATACTCCGAGCAGCAGTTCATGAAGTGGGTCAAGTTCGTGGGCAGGCTCAAGCACTCCATCTTCAAGACCGCCAAGAACAAGCTCTCCCCTTCCTACACCCTCACCGTCGACAAGAACCCGGCCTACGGAGACTTCACGTCGATCCAGGACGCGATTGACTCGCTCCCCTTCATCAATCTCGTCCGGGTCGTGATCAAGGTTCATGCAGGAGTTTACAC GGAGAAAGTGAGTATTCCTCAATTGAAATCCTTCATCACGATTGAAGGCGCGGGGGCAGCTAAGACGATAGTCCAATGGGGAGACAGAGCAGACACGCCAGGGCCAAAAGGCCAGCACATGGGGACTTATGGTTCTGCCACATTTGGCGTCAACTCACCCTTCTTCATAGCCAAGAACATCACCTTCAAG AATACCACACCGGTGCCGAAACCGGGAGCAGTAGGGAAGCAGGCGGTGGCGTTCCGGATATCGGCGGACACGGCGGCATTCTGGGGCTGCAGTTTCTTGGGAGCTCAGGACACGCTCTATGACCATTTTGGCAGGCATTATTACAAGGATTGTTACATTGAAGGCTCTGTGGATTTTATCTTCGGCAATGGTCTCTCGCTCTTTGAG AGTTGTCAGGTGCACGCGATAGCACTAAACGTAGGCGCACTGACGGCTCAAGGGAGGAGCAGTATGCTGGAAGACACGGGGTTCTCTTTCCTCAAATGTAAAGTTACGGGCTCGGGCGCGCTCTATCTCGGGAGGGCATGGGGTCCCTTTTCGAGGGTTGTCTTCGCCTACACTTGGATGGACGACATCATCATCCCCAAGGGTTGGTATAACTGGGGAGACCCCGGTCGTGAAAT GTCAGGAAGCACCATCACTATCGCCAGTGTCCTCAAGTGA
- the LOC104440313 gene encoding protein IQ-DOMAIN 14 isoform X2 encodes MGRAVRWLKGLFGIGKDREVVKDSADRRCHPERRRAGGGLCNNPATIPPNISAAEAAWLRSFYAEEREEEQSKHAVAVAAATAAAADAAVAAAHAAVAVVRLTSRGRSTAFGGFGGPERWAAVKIQASFRGYLARRALKALRALVKLQAVVRGYLVRKQATAAFQCMQSLFRAQATVRSRRARAPLAGPGVCATAAECPPRHSTERSDDAGSEYSASFHSMRLSSSLDAATVITTAEGSPKIVEVDTGGPHSRPARPHPADTYLYAEPPPQPPPPHPTFSSPLPLRAPPRLSIPERRSFPDPEWALSGGDGYRFSTTAHSTPRLAGSSLCGPSGPATPSDRSGECGDGSSWGRIGGRSPNYMASTESSAAKLRSQSAPKQRPEPGSKRRLSLLDAAAGSRSSLSGARMQRACSRAQEVISFKNAILGKLGRPSEFGKEADKRMW; translated from the exons ATGGGTCGGGCGGTGAGGTGGCTCAAGGGCCTGTTCGGGATCGGGAAGGATAGAGAAGTCGTCAAGGACTCCGCCGACCGCCGCTGCCACCCAGAACGCCGCCGCGCCGGCGGGGGACTGTGCAACAACCCGGCGACGATCCCGCCCAACATATCGGCCGCGGAAGCCGCCTGGCTGCGGTCGTTCTACGCGGAGGAGCGCGAGGAGGAGCAGAGCAAGCACGCGGTGGCGGTGGCCGCGGCCACCGCGGCGGCTGCGgacgcggcggtggcggcggctcATGCTGCGGTCGCCGTCGTGAGGCTCACCAGCCGCGGCAGGAGCACCGCGTTCGGCGGCTTCGGCGGCCCCGAGAGGTGGGCCGCGGTGAAGATTCAGGCTAGTTTCCGGGGATATCTG GCGAGGAGAGCACTGAAAGCGCTGCGAGCGCTGGTGAAGCTGCAGGCGGTGGTGAGGGGATATCTGGTAAGGAAGCAAGCCACCGCCGCGTTTCAATGCATGCAATCTCTCTTTCGAGCTCAGGCCACCGTCCGTTCCCGCCGAGCTCGCGCTCctctcgccggccccggcgtcTGCGCCACCGCCGCCGAGTGCCCGCCGCGCCATTCCACG GAGAGATCGGACGACGCGGGAAGCGAGTACTCAGCATCGTTTCACAGCATGAGGCTGTCGTCTTCTCTCGACGCCGCGACGGTGATCACGACCGCCGAAGGGAGCCCGAAGATCGTGGAAGTCGACACCGGCGGGCCGCATTCGAGGCCCGCCAGGCCCCACCCCGCCGACACATATCTCTACGCcgagccgccgccgcagccgccgcctccccacccgACGTTCTCCTCCCCCCTCCCGCTCCGTGCCCCGCCCCGCCTCTCGATCCCGGAGCGCCGGAGCTTCCCCGACCCCGAGTGGGCCCTGAGCGGCGGCGACGGGTACCGGTTCTCCACCACGGCCCACAGCACGCCCCGGCTCGCGGGCTCCAGCCTCTGCGGGCCCAGTGGGCCCGCCACCCCGTCCGACAGGAGCGGCGAGTGCGGGGACGGCTCCTCCTGGGGGCGAATCGGCGGGCGGTCCCCGAACTACATGGCGAGCACGGAGTCGTCCGCCGCGAAGCTGCGGTCGCAGAGCGCGCCGAAGCAGAGGCCCGAGCCAGGGTCCAAGAGGCGGCTCTCGCTCCTCGATGCGGCGGCGGGCTCGCGGAGCAGCTTGAGCGGGGCCAGGATGCAGAGGGCCTGCTCGAGAGCCCAGGAGGTGATCAGCTTCAAGAATGCCATACTGGGCAAGCTTGGGAGGCCCAGCGAATTTGGCAAAGAAGCGGACAAGAGGATGTGGTGA
- the LOC104440313 gene encoding protein IQ-DOMAIN 14 isoform X1, whose product MGRAVRWLKGLFGIGKDREVVKDSADRRCHPERRRAGGGLCNNPATIPPNISAAEAAWLRSFYAEEREEEQSKHAVAVAAATAAAADAAVAAAHAAVAVVRLTSRGRSTAFGGFGGPERWAAVKIQASFRGYLARRALKALRALVKLQAVVRGYLVRKQATAAFQCMQSLFRAQATVRSRRARAPLAGPGVCATAAECPPRHSTVRFGHRNASASAPFRDELVHACRLLQERSDDAGSEYSASFHSMRLSSSLDAATVITTAEGSPKIVEVDTGGPHSRPARPHPADTYLYAEPPPQPPPPHPTFSSPLPLRAPPRLSIPERRSFPDPEWALSGGDGYRFSTTAHSTPRLAGSSLCGPSGPATPSDRSGECGDGSSWGRIGGRSPNYMASTESSAAKLRSQSAPKQRPEPGSKRRLSLLDAAAGSRSSLSGARMQRACSRAQEVISFKNAILGKLGRPSEFGKEADKRMW is encoded by the exons ATGGGTCGGGCGGTGAGGTGGCTCAAGGGCCTGTTCGGGATCGGGAAGGATAGAGAAGTCGTCAAGGACTCCGCCGACCGCCGCTGCCACCCAGAACGCCGCCGCGCCGGCGGGGGACTGTGCAACAACCCGGCGACGATCCCGCCCAACATATCGGCCGCGGAAGCCGCCTGGCTGCGGTCGTTCTACGCGGAGGAGCGCGAGGAGGAGCAGAGCAAGCACGCGGTGGCGGTGGCCGCGGCCACCGCGGCGGCTGCGgacgcggcggtggcggcggctcATGCTGCGGTCGCCGTCGTGAGGCTCACCAGCCGCGGCAGGAGCACCGCGTTCGGCGGCTTCGGCGGCCCCGAGAGGTGGGCCGCGGTGAAGATTCAGGCTAGTTTCCGGGGATATCTG GCGAGGAGAGCACTGAAAGCGCTGCGAGCGCTGGTGAAGCTGCAGGCGGTGGTGAGGGGATATCTGGTAAGGAAGCAAGCCACCGCCGCGTTTCAATGCATGCAATCTCTCTTTCGAGCTCAGGCCACCGTCCGTTCCCGCCGAGCTCGCGCTCctctcgccggccccggcgtcTGCGCCACCGCCGCCGAGTGCCCGCCGCGCCATTCCACGGTACGATTCGGCCATCGAAACGCGTCGGCATCTGCTCCTTTTCGCGACGAACTCGTTCATGCTTGTCGACTCTTGCAGGAGAGATCGGACGACGCGGGAAGCGAGTACTCAGCATCGTTTCACAGCATGAGGCTGTCGTCTTCTCTCGACGCCGCGACGGTGATCACGACCGCCGAAGGGAGCCCGAAGATCGTGGAAGTCGACACCGGCGGGCCGCATTCGAGGCCCGCCAGGCCCCACCCCGCCGACACATATCTCTACGCcgagccgccgccgcagccgccgcctccccacccgACGTTCTCCTCCCCCCTCCCGCTCCGTGCCCCGCCCCGCCTCTCGATCCCGGAGCGCCGGAGCTTCCCCGACCCCGAGTGGGCCCTGAGCGGCGGCGACGGGTACCGGTTCTCCACCACGGCCCACAGCACGCCCCGGCTCGCGGGCTCCAGCCTCTGCGGGCCCAGTGGGCCCGCCACCCCGTCCGACAGGAGCGGCGAGTGCGGGGACGGCTCCTCCTGGGGGCGAATCGGCGGGCGGTCCCCGAACTACATGGCGAGCACGGAGTCGTCCGCCGCGAAGCTGCGGTCGCAGAGCGCGCCGAAGCAGAGGCCCGAGCCAGGGTCCAAGAGGCGGCTCTCGCTCCTCGATGCGGCGGCGGGCTCGCGGAGCAGCTTGAGCGGGGCCAGGATGCAGAGGGCCTGCTCGAGAGCCCAGGAGGTGATCAGCTTCAAGAATGCCATACTGGGCAAGCTTGGGAGGCCCAGCGAATTTGGCAAAGAAGCGGACAAGAGGATGTGGTGA